In a single window of the Aquarana catesbeiana isolate 2022-GZ linkage group LG13, ASM4218655v1, whole genome shotgun sequence genome:
- the LOC141117191 gene encoding olfactory receptor 5V1-like: MEHTNETSVKFILIGLSSDPNLQMVCFLTILVVYLITLSGNILLIFVVKINPKLHTPMYFFLSNLSIIDLCFSSTIVPILLINTLSKDKSISLHGCAAQMFFSLVLGATECLLLAVMAYDRFAAICKPLHYNLIMDKKLCIGLALAAWSGGVVNATIQVILTFQLPYCRSHHVNHFFCEVPPFLRLSCKDTRLNVLAMYIAAGIICLSAFLLTMISYVRIISTILMISSSQGRQKSFSTCTSHLTVVTLFYGTIMSIYLQPRSSFSETDKAVSIVYTAITPMLNPIIYSIRNKDVKGSVVENILRQSNVRNKF, translated from the coding sequence ATGGAACACACAAATGAAACGTCTGTAAAATTCATTCTGATTGGGCTGTCTAGTGACCCGAACCTCCAGATGGTCTGCTTTCTCACTATCCTTGTGGTATATCTAATCACCTTATCAGGGAATATTCTTCTGATCTTCGTGGTGAAGATTAACCCAAAACTACACACCCCCATGTACTTTTTCTTAAGTAACCTCTCCATTATTGACCTTTGCTTCTCCTCGACCATTGTTCCCATTCTTTTAATCAACACCCTCTCCAAGGACAAAAGTATTTCCCTACATGGCTGTGCAGCCCAGATGTTCTTCTCTTTAGTTCTTGGAGCAACGGAATGCTTATTGCTTGCTGTGATGGCCTATGACAGGTTTGCCGCAATTTGTAAACCATTGCACTACAACCTTATCATGGACAAAAAGCTTTGCATTGGTTTAGCATTAGCAGCATGGAGTGGTGGCGTAGTAAATGCCACAATTCAGGTTATCCTCACCTTTCAATTGCCCTACTGCAGGTCCCACCATGTGAACCACTTCTTTTGTGAAGTGCCTCCATTCTTACGTTTGTCCTGTAAAGACACAAGACTCAACGTGTTAGCCATGTACATTGCAGCAGGAATCATTTGTTTATCCGCTTTTCTGTTGACTATGATCTCATATGTCCGTATTATCTCCACAATCTTAATGATAAGTTCCTCACAAGGGAGACAAAAATCTTTCTCTACTTGTACTTCACATCTAACAGTTGTCACCCTCTTTTATGGCACCATCATGTCTATCTATCTACAACCTCGCTCATCTTTCTCTGAAACAGATAAGGCGGTGTCTATTGTCTATACAGCGATCACTCCAATGCTAAATCCTATCATCTACAGCATACGGAATAAGGATGTTAAGGGTTCCGTAGTAGAGAATATCCTTAGGCAATCAAATGTTAGAAACAAATTCTGA